The following are from one region of the Abiotrophia defectiva ATCC 49176 genome:
- a CDS encoding ABC transporter substrate-binding protein, translating into MKKGFILSALTTLSMSFLAGAMAPTPVAHAAGQDIKVWVQFSDETAEGKAWAKVVENFNKKYDGKYQVTTEYIPRSGSGGGYEDKVNAGITTNTLPDVITLDGPNTAAYAKSKVIAPLDDYLADANMDDVLDSIKQQGTYDGKFYAFGFSESNVGIYYNKKMFKEAGIEDSELPTLQKPWTWDEFKAISKKLTDHFKQPAIDFRLNSMDEMLPYAYMPLLWSNGGTVVNEDGTKAQGYFNSKESVEAVQFIQDLVKEGYTTISPVEKGFETGVYPMLLSGSWTINDLNENYKDIEYGILPYPVSNTTKKLVSPSGSWQLAVTEKSEQKEGAAEFIKFATNTESSEIISLGNSVLPIRKTTIANIKDKVSEPMRFLMEQNAATAHARPVVVAYPQVSRAFQQAMQDISYYEENPDVQQVLDQRAEEMQIAIDEALNQ; encoded by the coding sequence ATGAAAAAAGGATTCATCTTATCTGCTCTGACCACTTTATCGATGAGCTTCTTAGCAGGAGCAATGGCGCCAACCCCCGTAGCCCATGCTGCCGGCCAAGACATCAAGGTTTGGGTACAGTTTTCAGATGAGACCGCAGAAGGGAAGGCTTGGGCAAAAGTCGTAGAAAACTTCAACAAGAAGTACGATGGAAAGTACCAAGTAACAACAGAATACATTCCTCGTAGTGGTTCTGGTGGTGGTTATGAAGACAAGGTCAACGCGGGTATTACCACTAACACCTTGCCAGACGTTATTACTTTAGATGGACCAAACACAGCAGCCTATGCTAAGTCTAAGGTGATTGCGCCATTGGATGACTACTTAGCTGACGCTAATATGGATGATGTACTTGATTCCATTAAACAACAAGGGACCTATGATGGTAAATTCTATGCCTTTGGTTTCTCTGAATCCAACGTAGGGATTTATTACAACAAGAAAATGTTCAAGGAAGCTGGGATTGAAGATTCAGAACTTCCTACTCTGCAAAAACCATGGACTTGGGACGAATTTAAGGCAATCAGCAAGAAGTTGACAGACCACTTCAAACAACCAGCAATTGACTTCCGCCTCAATTCTATGGACGAAATGCTGCCATATGCCTATATGCCATTACTCTGGTCAAATGGTGGGACTGTTGTGAATGAAGACGGGACTAAGGCACAAGGTTACTTCAACAGTAAGGAAAGTGTTGAGGCCGTTCAATTCATTCAAGATTTAGTCAAAGAAGGTTACACCACGATTAGCCCAGTTGAAAAAGGCTTTGAAACAGGCGTTTACCCAATGCTCTTAAGCGGATCTTGGACCATTAATGACTTAAATGAAAACTATAAAGACATTGAATATGGTATCCTGCCTTACCCAGTATCTAATACTACTAAGAAATTAGTTTCCCCATCTGGTAGCTGGCAATTAGCTGTGACGGAAAAGTCAGAACAAAAAGAAGGGGCAGCTGAATTCATTAAGTTTGCAACCAACACCGAGTCTAGTGAAATCATTAGCCTAGGCAACAGCGTTCTGCCAATCCGTAAGACCACCATTGCGAATATCAAAGACAAGGTATCTGAGCCAATGCGCTTCTTGATGGAACAAAATGCTGCGACCGCCCACGCTCGTCCAGTAGTGGTCGCTTACCCACAAGTATCTCGTGCTTTCCAACAAGCCATGCAAGATATTAGTTACTATGAAGAAAATCCAGACGTGCAACAAGTCTTGGATCAACGTGCAGAAGAAATGCAAATTGCGATTGACGAAGCGCTCAATCAATAA
- a CDS encoding LacI family DNA-binding transcriptional regulator, whose amino-acid sequence MKDANQFSAKATMKDVAERAGVGLGTVSRVVNGFRVKDSTYEKVQTAIRELNYQPDEYARGLKTNRSNIVALIVPTIWHPFFSQFAYHVEKELQQHHYKLLICNADGDASNEIEYIEMLKKNKVDGIIGITYSDIDKYILSSLPFVSIDRHFSENVYYVTAENYEGGQLAAKELLERGAKQLAYIGGTNIHENETVLRKAGFYDYAAKRGYCVAKLDMPEPIEDVESLIRAFVEENTELDGFFTVNDFMALHVMKVMQAFGKSCPEDYQLIGFDGLKTAEGQDYLLSTIAQPIDQMAIAAVELLMTLIKGQVQPSSHRVILPVHFREGGTTRKKLD is encoded by the coding sequence ATGAAAGATGCTAATCAATTCTCAGCCAAAGCGACCATGAAAGATGTGGCGGAGCGGGCTGGCGTTGGTCTAGGGACGGTTTCTCGTGTGGTCAATGGCTTTCGAGTTAAGGATTCAACCTATGAGAAGGTCCAGACGGCAATACGCGAATTAAACTATCAGCCCGATGAATATGCCCGTGGGCTCAAAACCAATCGCAGCAATATTGTGGCACTGATTGTGCCAACCATTTGGCATCCATTTTTCTCGCAGTTCGCCTATCATGTAGAGAAGGAGTTGCAGCAGCATCACTATAAGCTCCTGATTTGTAATGCAGATGGTGATGCGAGTAATGAGATCGAGTACATTGAAATGCTAAAGAAGAACAAGGTGGATGGCATTATTGGCATTACTTACTCTGACATCGATAAGTATATTTTGTCTTCTCTTCCTTTTGTTAGCATCGACCGGCACTTCTCCGAGAATGTCTATTATGTCACCGCAGAAAACTATGAGGGTGGGCAACTGGCGGCCAAGGAGCTTCTAGAACGAGGCGCTAAGCAGCTTGCTTATATTGGCGGTACCAATATCCATGAGAATGAGACAGTATTGCGCAAGGCGGGTTTCTATGATTACGCTGCTAAGCGAGGTTACTGCGTTGCTAAGCTAGATATGCCAGAACCTATTGAAGATGTGGAAAGCCTTATCCGGGCTTTTGTCGAAGAAAATACCGAATTAGATGGTTTCTTTACCGTTAATGATTTTATGGCCCTTCATGTGATGAAGGTCATGCAGGCATTTGGTAAGTCTTGTCCAGAGGATTATCAGCTGATTGGTTTTGATGGACTGAAGACGGCAGAAGGTCAAGACTATCTCCTCTCAACCATTGCCCAGCCTATTGATCAGATGGCCATTGCTGCGGTGGAACTCTTGATGACCCTGATTAAAGGTCAAGTTCAACCTAGTAGTCATCGCGTTATCTTGCCAGTACATTTTCGTGAAGGAGGCACCACGCGAAAAAAATTGGATTGA
- a CDS encoding thermonuclease family protein, which translates to MIAQASPNLQAKPINPKLLEEVKAYQVVDGDTAYFDLGSGKSIKARLLLIDTPELHHPRLGQQPYGLEAKQRFQHLLQQAHKIEVEYDIGTHKDKYQRDLIYVWIDGQLVQEILVSEGLAQVAYVYPPNTRYLNYLEASQKEAKEAKVGLWSLYGSER; encoded by the coding sequence GTGATAGCCCAAGCTTCACCTAACCTACAGGCTAAGCCAATAAATCCCAAATTACTTGAAGAAGTAAAGGCATACCAGGTAGTCGACGGAGATACTGCCTATTTTGACCTAGGCTCCGGTAAGTCGATTAAAGCTCGCTTGTTACTGATAGATACTCCCGAACTACATCATCCTCGATTGGGGCAACAGCCATATGGACTTGAGGCCAAACAGAGATTTCAGCACTTGCTTCAACAGGCTCACAAAATTGAAGTTGAATATGATATTGGAACGCACAAAGATAAGTATCAACGCGATTTAATTTATGTTTGGATTGATGGGCAACTTGTCCAAGAAATCTTAGTGAGTGAGGGTCTAGCTCAAGTTGCTTATGTTTACCCACCTAATACGCGTTATTTGAATTATTTAGAGGCATCGCAAAAAGAAGCCAAAGAAGCTAAAGTTGGTCTATGGTCATTGTATGGGTCTGAAAGGTGA
- a CDS encoding thermonuclease family protein codes for MKKSVYISASFLLLCAGSALSADVSAKVSQDSLGYKVLAQQTGDRKVTKVKSIEVLEGDLIRVTLPDDSSYEAHLAMVNAPEMKGNKPFAKEAKERLESLLGEADTLNVEDSGGAEQKIDGKSTLFLWADDILLQEALVTEGLARVDYIQSADEPYLKVMRESEDYTKQSSSKIWSQSGVFSDDPVRKDLSASQAQAPASAPTQPSVFYKNCKEVKAAGAAPIRPGDPGWDPKFDRDGDGIGCER; via the coding sequence ATGAAAAAGTCAGTCTATATTAGCGCATCGTTTCTATTGTTATGCGCCGGTAGCGCTCTAAGTGCAGATGTATCCGCTAAGGTTAGTCAAGATAGTTTGGGATATAAAGTTTTGGCTCAGCAAACGGGAGACAGAAAAGTCACCAAAGTAAAGTCTATTGAGGTCTTAGAAGGTGACTTAATCAGGGTTACTCTCCCTGATGATTCAAGTTATGAAGCGCATTTAGCAATGGTTAATGCGCCCGAAATGAAAGGGAACAAGCCTTTTGCTAAAGAAGCAAAAGAACGTTTAGAAAGTTTGCTTGGGGAGGCTGACACACTAAATGTAGAAGATTCGGGAGGAGCAGAACAGAAAATTGACGGTAAATCCACACTTTTTCTGTGGGCGGATGATATCTTGCTTCAGGAAGCTTTAGTTACGGAAGGATTAGCGCGGGTGGACTATATTCAGTCAGCGGATGAACCGTATCTTAAAGTCATGCGGGAATCTGAAGACTATACTAAGCAATCCAGTAGCAAAATTTGGTCTCAGAGCGGGGTATTTTCCGATGATCCAGTTCGCAAGGACTTGAGTGCTAGTCAGGCTCAAGCGCCGGCTTCTGCTCCTACTCAGCCTTCAGTTTTCTATAAGAACTGTAAGGAAGTCAAGGCTGCTGGTGCTGCACCTATCCGGCCAGGTGATCCAGGATGGGATCCAAAGTTTGATCGTGATGGAGACGGTATCGGTTGTGAACGATGA
- a CDS encoding RNA methyltransferase, translated as MEVIQSKQNPKIKAWKKLATSKGRQKAGQYLIEGTHLVEEALKSGQNVRHLVATPDYDLSQLPDQALSLPLLLVSPELLKDLSETPTPQGIMAVIDLPSSPLDWQPSGQRYLILDAVQDPGNLGTLIRTADAAAYDGVILGKGTVDVYNDKVLRASQGSLWHLEVVSLDLLQEARPAFEAAGIPWFVTALHQEAKAYTDVSTDQALALVLGNEGQGVSEEVIQVADQTIYIPMPGQAESLNVAVAGGILMFYFQA; from the coding sequence ATGGAAGTTATTCAGTCCAAGCAAAATCCTAAGATTAAGGCCTGGAAGAAACTAGCCACCTCCAAAGGGCGCCAGAAGGCGGGACAGTACCTGATTGAGGGGACTCATCTGGTAGAAGAGGCCCTTAAGTCAGGGCAAAATGTCCGTCATTTGGTGGCTACACCGGATTATGATTTAAGTCAGTTGCCTGATCAGGCCCTTAGTCTGCCACTTCTTCTGGTTAGTCCTGAGCTCTTGAAGGACCTGAGCGAGACGCCTACACCCCAAGGAATTATGGCGGTTATAGACTTACCGTCATCGCCCCTTGATTGGCAGCCTTCTGGCCAACGTTACCTGATTTTGGATGCGGTGCAAGACCCAGGTAACCTGGGAACCCTGATTCGCACAGCAGATGCAGCAGCTTATGACGGGGTCATTCTAGGCAAAGGCACGGTGGACGTCTACAATGACAAAGTCCTTAGAGCGAGCCAAGGTTCACTTTGGCACCTGGAGGTCGTCAGTTTGGATCTCTTACAGGAGGCCCGTCCAGCCTTTGAAGCCGCTGGTATTCCTTGGTTTGTGACGGCCCTTCACCAAGAGGCGAAAGCCTATACAGATGTGTCGACTGATCAGGCACTAGCCTTAGTGCTGGGCAATGAGGGTCAAGGGGTCTCGGAAGAGGTTATTCAAGTAGCTGACCAGACCATCTACATTCCAATGCCAGGACAGGCTGAGTCACTCAATGTGGCAGTTGCTGGTGGCATTCTAATGTTTTATTTTCAAGCGTAA
- the pepV gene encoding dipeptidase PepV encodes MTKINWLQEVEARKEALFADLFRLLKVPSVREDDKATPEAPVGPGPKAALEEFLNMAQEDGFETKQFGPWAGRVEVGSGDQLVGILGHVDVVPVGTGWDTDPFEPVVKDGRIYARGSSDDKGPTVAAYFALKLLRELGLELNQRLHLIVGTDEESGWQCMDYYFKHAEMPDYGFSPDAIFPIINGEKGNVSATFNFQAGAKAAGANHLVSFEAGLRENMVPQDATAVVESANLAELVVDFESFLLEHQLGGQVQLQGNQATFSLIGKAAHGSTPSKGVNAATFLAKYLHRFEFDQAGAESFLHLLADHLHQDFEGVNLGVAHRDPVMQELTMNVGLVNYRDDKGGNIVANFRYPKGTDPEKMAAQTAQRLAGHDLSVEWGEFKEPHYVSVDDPMVKELLAVYEEQTGLEGHEMTIGGGTYGRLMPRGVAYGALFPDSIDTMHQANEFIAIDDLLKATAIYAEAIYRITR; translated from the coding sequence ATGACAAAGATTAATTGGTTACAAGAAGTCGAAGCGCGTAAAGAGGCGCTCTTCGCAGATTTATTCCGTTTATTGAAGGTGCCATCTGTTCGTGAAGACGATAAGGCAACGCCAGAGGCGCCAGTAGGGCCTGGACCTAAGGCGGCCTTAGAAGAATTTCTCAACATGGCACAAGAAGATGGCTTTGAGACTAAGCAGTTTGGCCCTTGGGCTGGACGTGTAGAAGTTGGATCAGGTGATCAGCTAGTTGGTATTCTGGGTCACGTCGATGTGGTGCCAGTAGGAACTGGCTGGGATACCGATCCTTTTGAACCAGTAGTAAAAGATGGCCGTATCTATGCGCGTGGCTCTAGCGATGACAAGGGGCCAACAGTGGCAGCTTACTTCGCGCTTAAACTCTTACGTGAATTAGGTTTAGAACTTAACCAACGCCTTCACTTAATCGTCGGGACGGACGAAGAGAGTGGCTGGCAATGTATGGATTATTACTTCAAACACGCTGAAATGCCAGACTATGGCTTCTCACCAGATGCCATTTTCCCAATCATTAACGGGGAGAAAGGTAACGTGTCAGCGACTTTTAACTTCCAAGCTGGGGCTAAGGCGGCTGGAGCTAACCACTTAGTTAGCTTTGAAGCAGGCTTGCGTGAAAACATGGTACCTCAAGATGCGACGGCTGTAGTTGAAAGTGCTAATTTAGCCGAGCTAGTGGTGGACTTTGAGTCCTTCCTTTTAGAACATCAATTAGGTGGCCAAGTGCAATTACAAGGCAATCAAGCGACCTTCTCCTTGATAGGGAAGGCAGCCCACGGTTCGACACCAAGCAAAGGGGTCAATGCGGCAACCTTCTTGGCTAAGTACCTACACCGTTTTGAATTTGATCAAGCAGGTGCAGAGAGCTTCCTTCATCTTTTAGCGGACCATCTGCACCAAGACTTTGAAGGGGTTAACTTAGGCGTGGCTCACCGTGATCCCGTCATGCAAGAATTGACCATGAACGTGGGCTTGGTTAACTACCGAGATGACAAAGGTGGTAACATTGTAGCCAACTTCCGTTATCCAAAAGGCACTGACCCAGAAAAAATGGCTGCTCAAACTGCTCAACGTTTGGCTGGCCATGATTTAAGTGTTGAGTGGGGTGAGTTCAAGGAGCCACACTATGTGTCAGTTGATGACCCAATGGTTAAGGAATTGCTAGCAGTCTATGAAGAACAAACGGGCCTTGAAGGGCATGAAATGACCATCGGTGGCGGTACCTATGGCCGCCTGATGCCACGTGGGGTAGCCTACGGTGCTTTGTTCCCAGATTCGATTGACACGATGCACCAAGCCAACGAATTTATCGCGATTGATGACTTACTTAAGGCAACAGCTATTTATGCTGAAGCTATCTACCGTATTACACGCTAG
- a CDS encoding pseudouridine synthase, translating into MRIEKYLADTGWGSRKDIKQLLAQKIVTINDQVCSKGGTQVTPGSDRVAVGGQAVPYQRYHYYLLNKPAGILSATEDARHQTVIDWLGEGYQHLDLFPVGRLDIDTTGLLLLTNNGQLAHQLLSPKKKVDKTYTATIRGLVDQADIAAFEAGLDLGDFTSLPADLTVLSQDVDQGTSQIQVIIQEGKFHQVKRMFQAVGKEVLTLHRLAMGPLRLDSDLAIGQWRSLTEQEAQALEPYGYVAE; encoded by the coding sequence ATGAGAATTGAGAAATATTTGGCAGATACGGGATGGGGCAGTCGGAAAGACATCAAGCAATTGCTAGCCCAAAAAATCGTCACCATAAATGATCAGGTTTGCAGCAAGGGCGGCACGCAAGTGACGCCCGGCAGCGACCGCGTTGCTGTAGGGGGCCAAGCGGTCCCCTATCAGCGATATCACTATTATTTACTTAACAAACCGGCGGGTATTTTGTCTGCCACGGAAGATGCGCGCCATCAGACCGTGATTGACTGGCTAGGGGAGGGCTACCAGCATTTGGACCTCTTCCCTGTGGGACGTTTGGATATTGATACAACGGGGCTTTTGCTACTCACCAATAATGGGCAGCTTGCCCACCAGCTTTTGTCGCCTAAGAAGAAAGTGGATAAAACCTATACTGCCACCATTCGAGGTTTGGTGGACCAGGCGGATATCGCGGCCTTTGAGGCGGGGCTGGACTTAGGTGATTTTACTAGCTTGCCTGCAGACTTGACCGTTTTAAGTCAAGATGTGGATCAAGGCACCAGTCAAATTCAGGTCATTATCCAGGAAGGTAAATTCCATCAAGTGAAGCGTATGTTCCAAGCCGTCGGCAAGGAGGTTCTGACCCTCCATCGCTTGGCCATGGGACCCTTGCGCTTAGATTCAGATTTAGCCATTGGCCAGTGGCGCTCTTTGACTGAGCAAGAGGCGCAAGCTCTAGAGCCTTATGGTTATGTGGCAGAATAA
- a CDS encoding polysaccharide biosynthesis protein produces the protein MTERDKRDLERGTPSPDLQALLAEEQNLHETVIFSKEDMKKLRRPNVQPEDGDYFNLNLPADLDLELDDDQFDVDPIFQADAEPAPSEPAKDKADWLVNDLPAWEEETEPTKQDEDEEEQDQLDADLPELELESAESSSTSNLDLEGQDDPNYNPFIYRPKHPKPQPTEAKASKSLKLPRLDLDAVYEAHYSLDHLDDLDAYDQFGAPELTPTKIERLMQNWWQGIAQRVNSLKPKEEAAVPEDKLAEEPVEVEVNDELTPIENQAEPELELTDVKVELAEAEVETTEQVEANLDSVETSQGTESSEPSQEDPGNQGQAQEEAEEESVELNLLAPVELEEEAESASQEDKSDDDNQWAPVSVLDMEKQGDNSESSDDESLDSDQVTEQEPQEEEAAEPKLNLWQRLVRWIQEGEPKEEEESEPEATTQEYSQTSHPSDESDSDHDEDDSQGGASQTASEQEVEPEAEHDASELETDSDSSPSSDFDLELEEEAVAGHPEPQAARPTERPQTASPESPSLGQQLAFDLTDTQAITPEAIQAYSDHVSQATQVFTEPILTDQVLEEYLNEDDITIEAEINEKQSIVKGATWLTFGNIFSRILGAIYVIPWAAWLGADYLNANTLYSAGYQPYALFLAIGTAGFPSAIAKQMAYYHSKKQYRFADQLFKASMIVMSLMGLVTATALFFVAPALAAATPTIDHAAATLVIRSLVPPLVILPVMSLLRGYFQGYNNMVPTAVSQILEQIARVFYMLAATYAVMKLFNGAATTAVIHSTFAAFIGAAVSLVYLIFVYLRRLPMIKALIETDQSRDEFDLMKTLRIMLIDSVPFILVGSGIIIAQNIDTYTFGQIMGYTSSLLRSEIAELYGVLSLDVNKLIMIIISLAIGISLSSLPAITKRFAEQDKEGTGDLIQHVILLFSFVMLPAAVGMASIPTEVYQLFYANGSQSGPGLLVTASYMSIILGLYTILSTILQAMNFRRLSIWHLLIGLVVKVVLQFPLVALFQAQGTFLSTGLAFLVSSLLMWRTIHKSVPLRYSEMTPKLVKMLVGTALMGVSTSIWAQVLNGLMGPVGRGMTFVKVILVVLVGVFVYMTVMALFGLLPILFGSRKKDLQDKMRFFS, from the coding sequence ATGACAGAAAGAGACAAGCGCGATTTAGAGCGCGGCACACCAAGCCCTGATTTACAGGCTTTGTTGGCCGAAGAACAAAACTTGCATGAGACCGTCATCTTTTCCAAAGAAGACATGAAGAAACTACGTCGGCCTAATGTGCAACCAGAAGATGGCGATTACTTTAACCTCAATCTGCCGGCAGACTTGGACCTAGAATTAGACGATGATCAATTTGATGTAGACCCCATCTTCCAAGCAGATGCCGAGCCAGCACCTAGTGAGCCAGCAAAGGATAAGGCAGACTGGTTAGTCAATGACTTGCCAGCCTGGGAAGAAGAGACTGAGCCAACTAAGCAAGATGAAGATGAGGAAGAACAAGACCAGTTAGATGCTGATCTTCCAGAGTTAGAGCTAGAGAGTGCTGAAAGCAGCTCCACGAGTAATCTTGATTTAGAAGGACAAGATGATCCAAACTATAATCCTTTTATCTATCGTCCAAAACATCCAAAACCTCAGCCGACAGAAGCCAAAGCATCAAAATCACTTAAGCTACCTCGCTTAGATTTAGACGCTGTCTATGAAGCCCACTATAGCTTAGATCACTTAGACGATTTGGATGCTTATGACCAATTTGGGGCACCAGAATTGACCCCAACCAAGATTGAGCGACTGATGCAAAACTGGTGGCAAGGTATCGCGCAAAGAGTCAATAGCCTCAAACCTAAGGAAGAGGCAGCTGTGCCAGAAGACAAATTAGCTGAAGAGCCTGTAGAGGTGGAAGTTAATGACGAGCTTACCCCGATTGAAAATCAAGCAGAACCAGAACTTGAACTAACTGATGTAAAAGTGGAATTAGCTGAGGCAGAAGTTGAAACTACTGAGCAAGTTGAAGCAAACCTGGATAGTGTTGAGACTTCCCAAGGAACTGAAAGTTCTGAGCCAAGTCAGGAAGACCCAGGAAATCAAGGTCAAGCCCAAGAAGAGGCAGAAGAAGAAAGTGTAGAACTTAATCTGCTAGCTCCTGTTGAGTTGGAAGAAGAAGCCGAGTCAGCTTCACAAGAGGACAAGAGTGACGATGACAACCAATGGGCTCCAGTATCTGTCTTAGATATGGAGAAGCAAGGAGATAACTCAGAATCCTCAGATGATGAAAGCTTAGACTCAGATCAAGTGACTGAGCAAGAGCCTCAAGAAGAGGAAGCAGCTGAGCCAAAACTTAACCTTTGGCAACGTCTAGTGCGTTGGATTCAAGAAGGCGAACCTAAGGAAGAAGAGGAGTCCGAGCCAGAAGCAACGACTCAAGAGTATTCTCAAACAAGTCACCCTTCTGATGAGTCAGACTCTGACCATGATGAAGATGATAGTCAAGGTGGTGCCAGTCAAACAGCTTCGGAGCAAGAAGTAGAGCCAGAGGCTGAACATGACGCCTCAGAACTTGAAACCGACTCTGATAGCTCCCCTAGTTCAGATTTTGATTTGGAACTAGAAGAAGAGGCGGTGGCCGGCCACCCGGAGCCTCAAGCGGCGCGTCCGACGGAAAGACCTCAGACCGCCAGTCCTGAAAGCCCATCTTTAGGCCAACAACTAGCCTTTGACTTAACGGACACCCAGGCGATTACGCCAGAAGCCATTCAGGCCTATAGTGACCATGTTAGCCAGGCTACTCAGGTCTTTACTGAGCCTATTTTGACGGACCAAGTCCTAGAGGAATACCTGAATGAAGATGACATCACTATTGAAGCTGAAATTAACGAAAAGCAATCCATCGTCAAAGGGGCGACTTGGCTGACTTTCGGGAATATCTTCTCCCGGATTTTAGGCGCTATCTATGTCATTCCATGGGCGGCTTGGCTAGGGGCTGACTATCTCAATGCCAATACCCTATATAGTGCGGGTTACCAGCCTTATGCGCTTTTCCTAGCTATTGGGACAGCGGGTTTCCCAAGTGCCATTGCCAAACAGATGGCCTACTATCACTCCAAAAAGCAATACCGTTTTGCAGACCAACTTTTTAAGGCAAGTATGATTGTCATGAGTTTGATGGGCTTGGTTACGGCTACGGCGCTCTTCTTCGTAGCGCCAGCCTTAGCGGCAGCTACCCCAACCATTGATCATGCAGCAGCCACTTTGGTTATTCGTTCCTTAGTACCACCACTAGTTATCTTGCCGGTGATGAGCCTTTTACGGGGCTATTTCCAAGGCTACAACAACATGGTGCCAACGGCAGTCTCCCAAATTCTGGAACAAATTGCCCGCGTCTTTTATATGTTGGCAGCAACTTATGCTGTCATGAAGCTCTTCAATGGGGCAGCGACAACGGCAGTTATCCATTCGACCTTTGCGGCCTTTATCGGGGCGGCAGTGTCTCTGGTCTACTTGATTTTCGTCTATCTTCGTCGCCTGCCAATGATTAAGGCTTTGATTGAGACTGATCAATCCCGTGATGAATTCGATTTAATGAAGACCCTGCGGATTATGCTTATAGACTCTGTTCCTTTCATCCTGGTAGGATCAGGTATTATTATCGCACAAAACATCGATACCTATACCTTCGGTCAGATTATGGGCTACACTTCTAGTCTCTTGCGTAGCGAAATCGCGGAACTCTATGGGGTGCTAAGTCTAGACGTCAACAAGCTGATTATGATTATCATTTCCTTGGCTATTGGGATTTCCCTGTCTTCTCTGCCAGCAATCACCAAACGCTTTGCTGAACAGGATAAGGAAGGAACGGGCGATTTAATTCAGCACGTTATCTTACTCTTCAGCTTTGTGATGTTGCCAGCCGCAGTTGGTATGGCAAGTATTCCAACCGAAGTTTATCAACTTTTCTATGCTAATGGGAGTCAATCGGGGCCTGGCCTTCTAGTGACGGCCTCCTACATGTCGATTATCTTGGGGCTCTACACCATTCTATCGACCATTCTCCAAGCCATGAACTTCCGACGTCTCTCCATCTGGCATCTCTTGATTGGTTTAGTCGTCAAAGTTGTCCTGCAATTCCCACTTGTGGCCCTCTTCCAAGCGCAAGGGACCTTCCTTTCCACAGGTCTTGCCTTCTTGGTGTCTTCCTTGCTCATGTGGCGGACCATTCACAAGTCGGTACCTTTACGCTATAGCGAGATGACACCAAAACTTGTTAAGATGCTAGTCGGGACAGCGCTGATGGGCGTTAGCACCAGCATCTGGGCCCAAGTCTTGAACGGCCTCATGGGGCCAGTTGGACGAGGCATGACTTTCGTCAAGGTAATCTTGGTTGTCTTGGTAGGTGTCTTCGTCTACATGACAGTGATGGCCTTATTTGGTCTCTTACCAATCCTCTTCGGTTCGCGTAAGAAAGACCTGCAAGATAAGATGAGGTTCTTCTCATGA